A region of Pirellulales bacterium DNA encodes the following proteins:
- a CDS encoding M2 family metallopeptidase, producing MKIHRHLRPLLFGAAILLQLSGTTVMTSTTSARAAEPTTAGNDLAARFIAYHEREIRPIEIAVGRAWWTANTTGRDEDFAAKVEAQNKLDAALANADRFAELKAAKATKIADPLVKRQIDILYLAYLEKQVDPELLKRITATANEIEKAFNVFRAEVGDRQLVDSEVRKTLKDSKDSAERRRVWEASKQVGSTVEGDLKQLVLLRNEAARKLGFKDYHIMQLSLNEQSQEEVLKLFDNLDNLTREPFAAAKREIDTALSLNYGIDVDELRPWHYHDPFFQESPAIFKVSLDSPFASADILKLCRDFYAGIGLPIEDVIERSDLYEKPGKSPHAFCIDIDREGDVRVLANIVPNEYWMGTMLHELGHSVYSSKNIPQSMPYVLRSEAHILCTEGVAMMFERFSKNGDWLAKMGVAVSDPAKYTETGMKMRRNQLLIFSRWCQVMLRFEKGMYADPQQDLNKLWWDLVEKYQLLKRPAGRNAPDFASKIHVVSAPAYYHNYMMGQLFACQVHSTIAREVLKSDNPARAFYTDNKQVGEFMRTRVFAPGRSLSWNELTEHATGEELNPKAFAAEFGGK from the coding sequence ATGAAAATCCATCGACATCTACGACCGCTGCTGTTTGGCGCGGCGATTCTCCTTCAGCTCTCGGGAACCACGGTTATGACATCGACCACTTCGGCCCGCGCCGCGGAACCGACGACAGCCGGCAATGACCTGGCGGCCCGCTTTATCGCCTACCACGAGCGTGAGATTCGGCCGATCGAGATCGCCGTAGGCCGGGCGTGGTGGACCGCCAATACGACGGGCCGGGACGAGGATTTCGCCGCCAAGGTCGAGGCGCAGAACAAGCTCGATGCGGCGCTCGCGAACGCCGATCGCTTTGCCGAGTTGAAAGCCGCCAAGGCTACGAAGATTGCCGATCCGCTCGTAAAGCGACAGATCGACATCCTGTACCTGGCGTATCTGGAAAAGCAGGTCGATCCCGAGCTGCTCAAGCGGATCACCGCCACGGCCAACGAAATTGAAAAGGCGTTCAACGTCTTTCGCGCCGAGGTGGGTGATCGACAGCTCGTCGATAGCGAGGTCCGCAAAACCCTCAAAGATTCCAAAGATTCCGCCGAGCGGCGGCGCGTCTGGGAGGCCAGCAAGCAGGTTGGCAGCACCGTCGAAGGCGATCTCAAGCAGCTGGTGCTCTTGCGGAATGAGGCCGCGCGAAAGCTCGGCTTCAAAGATTATCACATCATGCAACTCTCGTTGAACGAGCAGAGCCAGGAGGAAGTCCTGAAGCTGTTCGACAATCTCGACAACCTCACGCGCGAGCCGTTTGCCGCGGCCAAGCGCGAGATCGACACGGCCTTATCGCTGAACTACGGCATCGACGTCGACGAGCTGCGCCCCTGGCACTATCACGATCCGTTCTTCCAGGAAAGCCCAGCCATCTTCAAGGTCAGCCTCGATTCGCCGTTCGCGTCGGCCGACATTTTGAAGTTGTGCCGCGACTTCTACGCGGGCATTGGCCTGCCGATCGAGGACGTGATCGAGCGCAGCGACTTGTACGAGAAGCCCGGCAAAAGCCCACACGCCTTTTGCATCGACATCGATCGCGAGGGGGACGTGCGTGTACTGGCCAACATCGTTCCCAATGAGTACTGGATGGGGACGATGCTGCACGAGCTGGGACATTCGGTCTATAGCAGCAAGAACATCCCGCAATCGATGCCCTACGTACTGCGGAGCGAAGCGCACATCCTGTGTACCGAAGGGGTGGCCATGATGTTCGAGCGGTTCTCGAAGAACGGTGATTGGCTGGCCAAGATGGGCGTTGCCGTTTCTGACCCGGCCAAGTACACCGAGACCGGCATGAAGATGCGCCGCAACCAGCTACTGATCTTCTCGCGCTGGTGCCAGGTGATGTTGCGCTTCGAGAAGGGGATGTACGCCGATCCGCAGCAGGATCTGAACAAGTTGTGGTGGGATCTGGTCGAGAAGTATCAACTGCTGAAGCGCCCGGCCGGCCGCAACGCGCCGGACTTTGCCAGCAAGATCCACGTCGTGTCGGCTCCGGCCTACTATCACAACTACATGATGGGGCAGTTGTTCGCCTGCCAGGTACACAGCACGATCGCCCGCGAAGTGCTGAAGTCCGACAACCCGGCCCGGGCTTTCTACACGGACAACAAGCAGGTGGGCGAATTCATGCGAACGCGCGTCTTCGCCCCCGGCCGCAGCCTGAGCTGGAACGAGCTGACAGAGCACGCCACCGGCGAAGAGCTGAATCCAAAAGCCTTCGCGGCGGAGTTTGGCGGGAAGTAG
- a CDS encoding DUF1559 domain-containing protein codes for MPGHWKWPAAKNGQRTVAGELAHRLAGDHSRRPGFTLVELLVVIAIIGILIAMVLPAVQMAREAARRAQCVNNLKQITLALLSHHDVMQSFPPGLPHCSPYSGYTPKGYMGLWMTGGTQTGTYCQGPNWLSNIMPQIEQSTMNDKLMGCLANECSAPDDCDRDKTGEPYRDFGDLIFPFMLCPSAEFIQTEVNAWNIEDLDKGNYAANFGAGTYLAYDSKTGRPDPTKAGAFGVIIPSGTPNYLQQSSNSPILKGTWKAGWGQGTRIAEISDGTSNTLFISELLGYDDPSDGRGTWAWGAMGSSTFTALYQPNSTTNDTVPACSSAIPAGDPRHCNQNQKDGNVWASARSMHTSGVNASMGDGSVKFFTNTIDLAVWQALATRANGDIAVVP; via the coding sequence ATGCCAGGTCATTGGAAATGGCCCGCCGCGAAGAACGGTCAGCGCACGGTCGCCGGTGAACTTGCGCATCGGCTCGCGGGCGATCATTCGCGCAGACCGGGGTTTACCCTGGTCGAACTATTGGTCGTGATCGCGATCATCGGCATTCTGATCGCGATGGTGCTGCCGGCAGTGCAAATGGCGCGCGAAGCGGCCCGCCGCGCGCAATGCGTGAACAACCTAAAGCAGATTACGCTCGCCCTGCTCAGCCACCACGACGTCATGCAATCCTTTCCACCAGGATTGCCGCATTGCTCGCCCTATTCCGGATACACGCCCAAGGGCTACATGGGGCTGTGGATGACCGGCGGCACGCAAACCGGGACGTATTGCCAAGGACCGAACTGGCTGTCGAACATCATGCCGCAAATCGAACAGAGTACGATGAACGACAAGCTGATGGGATGCTTGGCCAATGAATGCAGCGCCCCGGACGATTGCGATCGCGACAAAACCGGTGAGCCATATCGCGATTTCGGCGATTTGATCTTCCCATTCATGCTCTGCCCCAGCGCCGAATTCATCCAGACCGAAGTCAATGCCTGGAACATTGAGGATCTCGACAAGGGGAACTACGCGGCGAATTTCGGCGCCGGCACTTACTTGGCCTACGATTCGAAGACCGGCCGCCCTGACCCGACGAAGGCCGGTGCGTTTGGCGTCATCATTCCCAGCGGCACGCCCAATTATCTCCAGCAGTCGTCGAATTCGCCGATCCTGAAGGGGACCTGGAAGGCCGGCTGGGGGCAAGGAACGCGCATCGCCGAGATTTCCGATGGCACAAGCAACACGTTGTTCATCAGCGAACTGCTCGGCTACGACGACCCAAGCGACGGTCGCGGCACTTGGGCCTGGGGCGCCATGGGAAGTTCGACCTTTACCGCGCTCTATCAGCCTAACTCCACCACCAACGATACCGTCCCCGCCTGTAGCAGCGCAATTCCGGCGGGCGATCCGCGGCACTGCAATCAAAACCAGAAGGACGGCAACGTCTGGGCCTCGGCTCGCAGTATGCACACCTCGGGCGTCAACGCCTCGATGGGGGACGGCTCGGTGAAGTTCTTCACCAACACGATTGACCTCGCCGTCTGGCAGGCCTTGGCCACTCGAGCCAACGGCGATATCGCCGTCGTGCCCTAG
- a CDS encoding dockerin type I domain-containing protein, with product MQRSAIGLVLGFGLLLSAARVAIADDTDALILNQGNAVSGGKYLQPGKTDAVFGRVEGNGQNWMQLLVTKTDPGKNTIDLQGYQVDWSYNKDAADYGSGTITFSNDPAWGSVPLGTAITINEAQSAWYLINTPDSTTNPNGDLPGQGGMQRDGDIDGLGVQHGTPYSGDPSVEKLLNFASNTAWNPYAPATGNMQPGPNWNINVWAGQQSNGAFQYFSYSGSVTSGGVTSAVGTEAGGLFTVNNDNWQYTIKDSLGNVIAGPVGEAVAGWTAGGVSSQEMVKLEAFPTGTGATLSDYQNVSIANYADGSSSSYGGPTVWTAPSGTAVQDLGPLRDWFNDIKAGDVNLDGIVNGQDLATISSNWLRTGGSLMSGDANGDGIVNGQDLALLSSNWLKTGGAPGSGAGASVASVPEPASCLLCAIGMVLGLWGVRRRAA from the coding sequence ATGCAAAGAAGCGCAATCGGTCTGGTTCTTGGTTTCGGTCTATTGTTGTCGGCCGCGCGGGTCGCGATTGCCGATGACACCGACGCGTTGATTCTGAATCAGGGAAACGCCGTCAGCGGCGGCAAGTACCTGCAACCAGGCAAAACCGACGCGGTATTCGGACGCGTTGAGGGAAATGGTCAGAACTGGATGCAATTGCTCGTCACCAAGACGGATCCCGGAAAAAATACAATCGATCTGCAGGGCTACCAAGTCGATTGGTCATACAACAAGGACGCCGCAGACTACGGCAGCGGTACGATCACCTTCAGCAATGACCCGGCTTGGGGCAGTGTTCCGCTGGGAACCGCGATCACAATCAACGAGGCTCAATCAGCCTGGTATCTGATCAACACCCCCGACTCGACCACGAATCCCAACGGCGACCTGCCTGGACAAGGGGGCATGCAGCGCGACGGCGATATCGACGGGCTGGGAGTGCAGCACGGAACGCCCTACAGCGGTGATCCCAGCGTGGAGAAGCTGCTCAATTTCGCCTCCAACACGGCCTGGAATCCGTACGCGCCGGCCACCGGCAACATGCAACCCGGCCCGAATTGGAACATCAACGTCTGGGCCGGCCAGCAAAGCAACGGCGCCTTCCAATACTTCAGCTACAGCGGAAGCGTGACCTCCGGCGGCGTGACGTCGGCCGTGGGAACCGAAGCCGGTGGGCTGTTCACGGTCAATAATGACAATTGGCAATACACCATCAAAGACAGCCTGGGCAACGTGATCGCCGGACCGGTGGGCGAAGCCGTGGCAGGCTGGACCGCCGGCGGCGTTAGCTCGCAAGAGATGGTCAAGCTCGAGGCGTTTCCGACCGGCACCGGAGCGACGCTGTCCGATTATCAGAACGTTTCGATCGCTAACTACGCAGACGGTTCGAGCAGCAGCTACGGAGGACCAACCGTCTGGACCGCTCCCAGCGGCACGGCGGTGCAGGACCTCGGCCCGCTACGCGATTGGTTCAACGACATCAAGGCGGGAGACGTCAACCTGGATGGCATCGTCAACGGCCAGGACCTGGCCACGATTTCGTCCAACTGGTTGAGGACCGGAGGAAGCCTGATGAGCGGCGACGCCAATGGCGATGGCATCGTCAACGGGCAGGATCTGGCGCTACTCTCGTCGAATTGGTTGAAAACCGGCGGAGCTCCGGGCAGCGGCGCCGGCGCTTCGGTCGCTTCGGTACCCGAACCGGCATCCTGCCTGCTGTGTGCGATCGGCATGGTGCTGGGTCTGTGGGGCGTACGTCGTCGGGCCGCGTAA
- a CDS encoding PEP-CTERM sorting domain-containing protein, which produces MRFQFTKLAGSAIFGLLPLVAQAAPFSAGDLVVERIGNGSGTLTSAAAAVFVDEYTPSGTLVQSIAMPTAVNGSDLRLTDSGSATSDGYLNLSTDGQYLTLTGYDANVGTASVASTSTTGGSATVRVVGRIDASGNVDTTTSLTAYSGNNIRSAITTNGKDIWVAGAGTPGGVTYTTFGSSGAGTSLSTVVTNTRVVEIYGPTAQLYATSGSGSNKGVNAVGTGLPTTSGTSFSLEAASASPYGMFLAQLNPSSSGPDTAYVADDGVGIEKFSLVSGTWVASGVIGSATDAYRGLTGSVTANGVQLYATRQGGTSQGIVSLVDTSGYNATINGTANLIVALGTNEAFRGIDFAPHAVPEPSTLALGAIGLGVALIARRRRSRASV; this is translated from the coding sequence ATGCGTTTTCAGTTCACGAAGCTTGCCGGGAGTGCGATTTTCGGTCTTCTGCCTTTGGTCGCGCAAGCCGCGCCCTTTTCCGCCGGCGACTTGGTCGTCGAGCGCATCGGGAATGGGTCGGGTACTCTGACGAGTGCCGCCGCCGCCGTCTTTGTCGATGAATACACTCCCTCCGGCACGCTCGTGCAGAGCATTGCCATGCCGACTGCCGTCAACGGCTCGGACCTCCGCTTGACCGACAGCGGCAGCGCCACCTCGGATGGATATCTGAACCTCTCCACCGACGGACAATACCTCACGCTGACCGGCTACGATGCGAACGTCGGCACGGCCAGCGTCGCCAGCACCAGCACCACCGGCGGCTCGGCCACGGTACGTGTTGTGGGCCGCATCGACGCCAGCGGTAACGTCGATACCACGACCTCGTTGACCGCTTACAGCGGCAACAACATTCGCAGCGCGATCACCACCAATGGCAAGGACATCTGGGTCGCAGGTGCCGGCACTCCGGGCGGCGTCACTTATACGACGTTCGGGTCCAGCGGCGCTGGAACTTCGTTGAGCACCGTGGTCACGAACACCCGCGTTGTCGAGATCTACGGTCCGACCGCGCAGCTCTATGCGACGTCTGGCTCGGGCTCGAACAAGGGAGTCAATGCCGTCGGTACGGGCCTGCCCACCACGAGTGGCACGTCGTTCTCGCTCGAAGCCGCGTCGGCCAGCCCTTACGGCATGTTCCTGGCTCAGCTCAACCCCAGCAGCTCGGGCCCCGATACCGCTTACGTGGCTGACGATGGCGTGGGCATCGAGAAGTTCTCGCTGGTCTCGGGTACGTGGGTGGCAAGTGGCGTGATCGGCAGCGCGACCGACGCTTACCGCGGCCTCACCGGCTCGGTCACCGCCAATGGCGTGCAGTTGTACGCGACCCGCCAAGGCGGGACCAGCCAAGGCATCGTCAGCTTGGTCGACACCTCGGGCTACAACGCCACGATCAACGGCACGGCGAACTTGATCGTCGCGCTCGGCACGAACGAAGCGTTCCGCGGCATCGACTTCGCTCCGCACGCCGTGCCGGAGCCGAGCACCCTGGCCTTGGGCGCTATCGGCCTGGGCGTGGCCTTGATCGCTCGCCGCCGTCGCTCGCGTGCGTCGGTGTAA
- a CDS encoding response regulator, producing MSRERVLVVDDEQDLLELVSYNLNKEGFRVVCVSSGEEALAAARRDMPDLILLDLLLPTVDGLEVCRRLKADPRTQHIPVLMLTAKSEETDVVTGLELGAEDYVTKPFSPRVLVARVKALLRRRTKESSDDEAAVTVHELVIHPGWHEVLLAGKPIDLTFTEFRLLHFLARKPGWAFTRSQIVDAVKGEDYPVTERSVDVQVAGLRKKMGEFGDYIETVRGIGYRFKG from the coding sequence ATGTCACGTGAACGAGTGCTTGTTGTCGACGACGAGCAGGACCTTCTCGAACTTGTCAGCTACAACCTGAACAAGGAAGGCTTCCGCGTTGTCTGCGTCTCTTCGGGCGAAGAGGCGCTAGCCGCCGCGCGCCGCGATATGCCTGACTTGATTCTGCTCGACTTGTTGCTGCCAACGGTCGACGGCCTGGAAGTCTGTCGCCGCTTGAAGGCGGATCCGCGCACGCAACACATTCCCGTGTTGATGCTCACGGCCAAAAGCGAAGAGACCGATGTCGTGACGGGCCTGGAGCTAGGCGCCGAGGATTACGTCACCAAGCCCTTCAGTCCGCGCGTGCTGGTGGCGCGGGTCAAGGCGCTATTGCGTCGCCGCACAAAAGAATCTTCGGACGACGAAGCCGCGGTCACGGTCCACGAACTGGTCATTCATCCGGGTTGGCACGAAGTCTTGCTGGCTGGCAAGCCGATCGATTTGACCTTCACCGAATTTCGTCTGCTGCATTTCCTGGCGCGCAAGCCGGGTTGGGCCTTCACGCGCAGCCAGATCGTGGATGCGGTCAAGGGAGAGGACTATCCGGTCACCGAGCGCTCGGTGGATGTGCAGGTCGCAGGCCTGCGCAAGAAAATGGGCGAATTCGGCGATTACATCGAGACCGTGCGCGGCATCGGATATCGCTTCAAGGGGTAG
- a CDS encoding ATP-binding protein, whose translation MARKRLLWQLYPSYVLVAVTSLVSVGWYAAYLLEKSYESQLDSRLQLATQLVERQAGSEISSQDADRLRPLCDAVASQTHANLAIVSPAGATVVQSGGEESTNAAPQIVPAAVAPRTGEKDLVVRLPVVRDGRELGTIIGWVPQAVVQQATRRLQITLVGAGLLITICAASFCLFVARQVSRPFEEIREVAERFARGDLAYKLAAGDSEEMTGLAGALNQMASQLQERLQTIVRQTSEQQAVLSSMVEGVLAIDAQQRVITLNEAAAELVGNTLTNPLGRNLHEVVRNPDLRRFADRVLASNKSVEDDVVLHGDPDRVLQIRGTSLRDPHNRDEIGAVIVMSDVTHFRRLETIRRDFVANVSHELKTPITSIKGFVETLLDGALSDPHDAERFLRIVATQADRLNAIIEDLLALSKIEQSERSADLKVEEVAIKDMLQAVLHDCQSKAAQREIQVRVECDDTLLAQINAPLLEQAVTNLLDNALKYSEPGSEVLITAVQRDAEVTIAVSDRGCGIDDEHLPRLFERFYRVDKARSRKLGGTGLGLAIVKHIVQAHQGRITVDSTPGVGSVFRIHLPLARIPREAATTTS comes from the coding sequence ATGGCCCGCAAGCGGCTGCTGTGGCAACTCTATCCGTCGTACGTGCTGGTAGCGGTGACGTCGCTGGTCTCGGTCGGCTGGTACGCGGCGTACCTGCTCGAAAAATCTTACGAGTCGCAACTCGATAGCCGCTTGCAACTAGCTACTCAATTGGTCGAGCGGCAGGCGGGCTCGGAAATTAGCAGCCAGGATGCTGACCGGCTGCGACCGCTGTGCGACGCAGTCGCTTCGCAAACGCATGCCAACCTGGCGATCGTGTCCCCCGCGGGCGCGACCGTGGTTCAATCCGGCGGCGAAGAATCGACCAATGCCGCGCCGCAGATCGTGCCTGCCGCGGTCGCGCCGCGGACGGGCGAAAAGGATCTGGTCGTTCGTCTTCCGGTCGTTCGCGACGGTCGCGAACTGGGAACGATTATCGGCTGGGTTCCGCAAGCCGTGGTGCAACAGGCCACGCGCCGGCTGCAGATCACTTTGGTCGGCGCCGGCCTGCTAATCACGATCTGCGCGGCAAGCTTCTGCTTGTTCGTCGCGAGGCAGGTGAGCCGGCCCTTCGAGGAAATCCGCGAAGTGGCCGAGCGATTCGCGCGCGGTGACCTGGCCTACAAGCTCGCGGCCGGCGATTCCGAAGAAATGACCGGGCTGGCCGGCGCCTTGAATCAGATGGCCTCGCAACTGCAAGAGCGGCTGCAGACGATCGTGCGGCAAACCAGCGAACAGCAGGCCGTGCTTTCCAGCATGGTCGAAGGGGTGCTCGCCATCGACGCCCAGCAGCGCGTGATCACGCTCAACGAAGCGGCTGCCGAGTTGGTGGGCAATACCCTGACTAATCCGCTCGGGCGAAATCTGCACGAAGTGGTGCGCAATCCCGACCTGCGCCGGTTCGCCGACCGGGTTTTGGCCAGCAACAAGTCGGTCGAGGACGACGTCGTGTTGCACGGCGACCCTGACCGGGTGCTGCAGATCCGGGGGACTTCGCTGCGCGATCCGCACAATCGTGATGAAATCGGCGCGGTGATCGTGATGAGCGACGTGACGCATTTCCGCCGCCTGGAAACCATTCGCCGCGATTTCGTCGCCAACGTCTCGCACGAACTGAAGACGCCAATCACGTCGATCAAAGGGTTTGTCGAGACGCTGCTCGACGGGGCGCTTTCCGATCCCCACGATGCGGAGCGTTTCTTGCGCATCGTCGCCACGCAAGCTGATCGCTTGAACGCGATCATCGAGGATCTACTGGCGCTGTCGAAGATCGAGCAAAGCGAACGTTCCGCGGACCTGAAGGTCGAGGAAGTCGCCATCAAGGACATGCTGCAAGCCGTGTTGCACGACTGCCAGAGCAAGGCGGCGCAGCGCGAAATCCAGGTACGCGTCGAATGTGACGACACGCTGCTGGCCCAGATCAACGCCCCACTGCTGGAGCAGGCGGTCACGAACCTGCTGGACAACGCGCTCAAGTACAGCGAGCCTGGCTCGGAAGTTTTGATCACGGCAGTGCAACGGGATGCCGAGGTGACGATCGCGGTCAGCGACCGTGGTTGCGGAATCGACGACGAGCACCTGCCGCGGCTCTTCGAGCGGTTCTACCGCGTCGACAAGGCACGCAGCCGGAAGCTCGGCGGTACCGGCCTTGGCTTGGCGATCGTCAAGCATATTGTGCAGGCACATCAGGGGCGGATCACCGTGGACAGCACTCCCGGGGTGGGGAGCGTGTTTCGCATTCATTTGCCGTTGGCGCGCATCCCACGCGAGGCGGCCACCACGACGTCGTAA
- a CDS encoding PstS family phosphate ABC transporter substrate-binding protein, which produces MPAMLNLPLPLSALAIVSLLLVSSAARAVEVSATKTDDKPGLVDPQLPVYQRVSSVSGSVKSVGSDTMNNLMTLWSEGFKQYYPNVRAEIEGKGSSTAPPALIAGTATFGPMSRDMKSSEVEAFDAKYGYKPILLPTAIDMLAVYVHRDNPIERLTLAQIDAMYSQHRKGGYRRPIRVWGDLGLTGEWKNRAISLYGRNAASGTYAYFKENALFGGDYRESVIELPGSSSVVQSVAGDAYAIGYSGIGFATAGVRAVPLAVDDHSPAVPPRPQYALTGEYPLARFLWVAVNYQPGSQLDPLRREVIRYIYSAAGQSDVVKDGYYPVSADIAAKALASVGIKEE; this is translated from the coding sequence ATGCCCGCAATGCTAAACCTGCCGCTCCCCCTATCGGCGCTGGCGATCGTCTCGCTGCTCCTTGTCAGTTCCGCGGCGCGCGCCGTCGAAGTTTCGGCGACCAAAACCGACGACAAGCCGGGTTTGGTCGATCCGCAATTGCCCGTTTACCAGCGGGTGTCGAGCGTTTCGGGATCGGTCAAGAGCGTTGGCTCGGACACGATGAACAACCTGATGACCCTCTGGTCCGAGGGCTTCAAGCAGTACTATCCCAACGTTCGCGCTGAGATCGAGGGCAAAGGCTCGTCGACCGCTCCGCCGGCTTTGATCGCAGGCACGGCCACGTTCGGTCCGATGAGCCGTGACATGAAATCGAGCGAGGTTGAAGCCTTCGACGCGAAATATGGTTACAAGCCAATCCTCCTGCCCACGGCCATCGACATGCTGGCCGTTTATGTGCATCGCGACAACCCCATTGAACGATTGACGCTTGCGCAGATCGACGCGATGTATTCGCAGCATCGCAAAGGGGGCTATCGTCGTCCGATCCGGGTCTGGGGAGATCTGGGGCTTACTGGCGAATGGAAAAATCGCGCGATCAGCCTTTATGGGCGCAATGCCGCGTCAGGGACGTACGCCTACTTCAAGGAAAACGCCCTGTTCGGGGGCGACTACCGCGAATCGGTCATCGAGCTTCCCGGCAGTTCGTCGGTCGTGCAGTCCGTGGCGGGCGATGCGTATGCGATTGGCTACAGCGGGATCGGTTTCGCCACTGCCGGCGTGCGTGCCGTGCCGCTGGCAGTCGACGATCATTCGCCAGCCGTCCCGCCGCGCCCGCAATACGCTTTGACGGGGGAATATCCGCTGGCGCGCTTCCTGTGGGTCGCGGTGAACTATCAGCCCGGCAGCCAATTGGATCCGCTGCGCCGGGAAGTGATTCGCTACATCTACAGTGCCGCCGGGCAGAGCGACGTTGTGAAGGATGGTTACTATCCGGTCTCGGCGGACATTGCCGCGAAGGCACTGGCCAGCGTGGGAATCAAAGAAGAATGA